DNA from Pirellulales bacterium:
AGAACCGACAGCCAAGGTAAGGTCACCAAGGGCTGGGACCACGATCCGCCGGCGAAGGAGAAATTGGTGCCGTTCGGGGTCTTGATGCTGGCTACGGGCGCCTTGACGCTCTTGTTTGGCACTGCGGAGACCAGCGACTTTTGGGGAGACTGCTTGCATGCTTGGTGGGAGTCGGTTCGCAAACAATGCCGCACGGTTCGGCGTTTGGTCGTCTACCTGGACAACGGGCCGAAGAATTCCGGCTCGCGGACTCAGTTCCTCAAACGCATGATCGAGTTTGCCGACTGGTCCGGGCTGGAAATTCGCTTGGTTTACTATCCGCCCTATCACAGCAAGTACAATCCGATTGAGCGCTGCTGGTCGTCGTTGCAGAAGAAGTGGAACGGCGTGCTGCTCACCTGCTGGGATGTTGTGCGCGCCTGCGCATTACCGCTCCATTTCCCCGCCGAGCCCCCCTCCTTTCCCAGACTCCAAGGCATTTGCGCCACTCATTTGCCTCGCAACCGCTCGCGCGCTACCACCACCTCACCCGCCTGGATCGAATTGACTGTCGTCTTCAGTTCCCGGACAGACTCCTAGACGCTCCGAGTCTTTTTCCCCAGACTCGGCCGACCCTATTTTTCTTCCGGGATCTTCAATTCGGCCAATGTTTTTCGGATCCAGGCGAGCGATTGGTCGATCATTGGGCCGCCGCGACCTTCGCATTCCATGCTGAGCGTCCCTTGGTAGCCGTGGTCGCGAAGCATGATCAGGCATTTCTTGATATTCTCGGCATTAACCCCCTCGCCCAAGACACAGTAGTCGTTGGCCGCGATGCCCATCGACTTGCCGCGGGCCTCCATGAGCGATGCGGGAACATCCTTCACATGCACATGGCTCACGCGGTCGATGAACTGGCCGAGGTAGGTGGCCGGATCCTGGCCGGCGATAAACGTGTTGCCCGTGTCCAAATTCAATCGCAGGTAGGGCGAGTCACAGAAATCGAGCATTCGGCGCATGAATTCGGGCTTGGTGGTGAAATATCCGTGCGGCTCGATATTGAGAACGATCTTGTGAGCCTCGGCCACCTCAATCATCTGTTGATAGCTCCGCTTCATCATGTCCATCGCGTCCTGGTCCGTGATGCCGGGAGGGGCGTGCAAGCCGTCTGTGGTGTCGACGCACGGGCAGCCCGCCAGTGCCGCCCAGGCGATCGTCTTTAGCACATAGGGGACGCCTCGCAATGGAGCGTCAGACGCGGAGATCGGAAACGCGGCATCGATTTGCGAGAAGCGGACGCCGAATCTCTCCATCTTTTGCCGCAAGACGGCCGGATCTTCGTATAATGCCACATGCGGGAAATAACCCAGGCCATGAATCCAGCTTGCCCCGTCAATGACACCGCACTCAATGTAGTGCACGTCGTGCTCCTGGGCCCACTGGAGGCATCTTTCAAAATTTGCGTAAACGGAATTGAACGCGTCGGTATGAAAGCCGATCTTCATTTTTGAGTCCCCCCTGTGAAATGTTAGTGTTGTCGGAATCTGTTTTGGATTTGGATGCTGCCTCGACACTGGCCGAGCGAATCGCGACAGGTTGATGGCATCGTCGGGCTTCGCTTATCTCTTCAACCTGGCCATGTGGAATTGCTTGATTTCAAAGTTGGCTCTAATTTGGACTTGCAATTTATGACGACATCGACGCGATAGCATCGATTTTCTGTTATCAGCAAACGAGTTACGTCGAAAAATTAATTCGAGCCAATTAAATGCAGACAAATGGATACCGATATTGCAAATT
Protein-coding regions in this window:
- a CDS encoding transposase encodes the protein MGGARTDSQGKVTKGWDHDPPAKEKLVPFGVLMLATGALTLLFGTAETSDFWGDCLHAWWESVRKQCRTVRRLVVYLDNGPKNSGSRTQFLKRMIEFADWSGLEIRLVYYPPYHSKYNPIERCWSSLQKKWNGVLLTCWDVVRACALPLHFPAEPPSFPRLQGICATHLPRNRSRATTTSPAWIELTVVFSSRTDS
- a CDS encoding sugar phosphate isomerase/epimerase; this encodes MHYIECGVIDGASWIHGLGYFPHVALYEDPAVLRQKMERFGVRFSQIDAAFPISASDAPLRGVPYVLKTIAWAALAGCPCVDTTDGLHAPPGITDQDAMDMMKRSYQQMIEVAEAHKIVLNIEPHGYFTTKPEFMRRMLDFCDSPYLRLNLDTGNTFIAGQDPATYLGQFIDRVSHVHVKDVPASLMEARGKSMGIAANDYCVLGEGVNAENIKKCLIMLRDHGYQGTLSMECEGRGGPMIDQSLAWIRKTLAELKIPEEK